A DNA window from Trypanosoma brucei brucei TREU927 chromosome 10, whole genome shotgun sequence contains the following coding sequences:
- a CDS encoding protein kinase, putative (curated by M. Parsons, P. Ward, J. Mottram; probably only fragment as end of contig; similar to GB:AAM69001.1: serine-threonine protein kinase 2, putative {Leishmania major}), with translation MSSQDSESWGNSRQHYQYSDASEEHRPEATKLKSECFQNAGRTSPNRRRDSPAIQQESSDFATTSDSPVPCHYSQRGPASQNAQQKGKDRGDVFCSTVTSSDLFPTVELGPRMLPTNSTSMKGGRYAAGDRLPQTQETDKTDKPVRNRSERSEGTPLPNCGTALRDGSRHSHSPASSCRGNDSLVTNGTASQRETNEESCDVCGSCSTHYVSVSLGLSEWETLSPNQIKLRQCFDAPIDSIAVPSSETHRSLAHEQQRQLLETIMQKHSRKRIKRVTDYILGPICGEGTLSTVRDAINISSNNVDPFRFQRVAIKCYKQSDSKLSEGAGSSDCSQLSSLASATRRQQDELQRLREAEKRNLQCFYSTNIVRSIDVFSHEGKQYIVLPAAICNLEQLVQLAKCQNRCASCDSVRGKRNMIPSSKDGVDGRFELMPSLGKPAGKLPQNDVSLCTGAASLQKMSPYRKVTSLFAAEVVRSIMNQLLRGVAYLHRQGVAHNDLKPQNILLFADGLVKIGDLASVSVNYTGHGTPMYLSPEICRYFYDAGNETNGRVAVVDALKNDMWGCGAILYYLLTGNTLWEDGANCQNVYQLYRIIAERNTPVSLSHINIPAETEDELISRLTESENISFRATGGLRRPTAFPHTSLLHLAAGLLDVNPATRLTAEEAVRHPSLQAPPVDDVHDAFPTDMTQGDVMKVMLESPYYQQLIKWDRERHLQFAAECSHVLGLQIPEEICVSAQKRAADGCGMEADVTDPLLRLPSSIYRLVGTVNPSLFLPTDEFHHYLRKLKVPNYDVSSLRANPSAVKMMEDYLHTVMMECGYTGSVNTRERSGSKEDQNGIKLSTSQLTTRSREDTSHGLATFKDDDQPETLDRVLTDMPSDGRPNFCCIIM, from the coding sequence ATGTCCTCACAGGACAGTGAAAGCTGGGGGAATTCGAGACAACATTATCAGTATTCGGATGCTTCCGAGGAGCATAGGCCAGAGGCGACAAAATTAAAATCTGAATGTTTTCAAAACGCTGGTCGCACCTCTCCAAATCGTCGCCGTGACTCCCCAGCGATACAGCAGGAAAGTAGTGACTTTGCGACAACATCAGATTCGCCTGTGCCTTGCCACTACAGCCAACGAGGGCCTGCAAGTCAAAACGCACAGCAGAAGGGGAAGGATAGAGGTGATGTTTTTTGCTCGACGGTTACGTCTTCAGACCTGTTTCCCACTGTTGAACTCGGCCCACGGATGCTTCCGACTAACTCCACGTCAATGAAAGGAGGACGTTACGCCGCAGGCGACAGGTTACCCCAGACGCAGGAAACAGATAAAACTGACAAACCTGTACGTAACAGGTCTGAGCGCTCCGAAGGAACACCTCTTCCCAACTGTGGAACCGCACTTCGCGATGGTTCAAGACATTCTCATTCGCCAGCGAGTTCCTGCAGAGGGAACGACAGCTTAGTAACAAACGGGACTGCTAGCCAGagagaaacaaatgaagaatCGTGCGATGTGTGTGGCAGCTGCTCAACACACTACGTGAGCGTTAGTCTGGGGTTGAGTGAGTGGGAGACGCTTTCTCCAAATCAAATAAAACTGCGGCAGTGTTTTGATGCGCCTATTGATTCGATCGCTGTGCCCTCTAGCGAAACGCACCGTTCATTAGCACATGAACAGCAGCGACAGCTACTGGAAACGATTATGCAAAAGCATTCAAGGAAACGGATCAAGAGGGTGACGGATTATATCCTTGGGCCCATCTGTGGTGAGGGTACATTAAGCACTGTTCGAGACGCGATTAACATATCATCAAACAATGTTGATCCGTTTCGGTTTCAACGTGTAGCCATCAAGTGCTATAAACAATCCGATTCTAAACTTAGCGAAGGGGCAGGCAGCTCTGATTGTTCACAACTGTCTTCACTGGCGTCTGCAACGAGGCGTCAGCAGGACGAGCTGCAGCGTTTGCGTGAGGCTGAGAAACGAAATTTGCAGTGCTTCTACTCCACAAATATTGTCCGCAGTATTGACGTCTTCTCGCATGAGGGGAAGCAGTACATCGTGCTACCTGCGGCTATTTGTAACTTGGAACAACTGGTGCAACTCGCCAAATGCCAGAACCGTTGTGCTTCTTGTGATTCAGTGAGAGGCAAACGAAATATGATTCCATCTTCAAAGGATGGAGTTGATGGCAGATTTGAATTGATGCCCTCTCTGGGGAAACCAGCAGGAAAGTTGCCCCAAAATGATGTCAGCCTCTGCACAGGCGCTGCGAGTTTGCAAAAAATGTCCCCATATAGGAAAGTTACCTCACTTTTTGCGGCGGAGGTGGTGAGGAGCATTATGAACCAACTGCTTCGCGGAGTTGCATATTTACACCGTCAGGGCGTAGCTCACAATGACCTGAAACCGCAAAACATACTTCTGTTTGCCGATGGCTTGGTAAAGATAGGCGATTTGGCGAGCGTGTCTGTGAACTACACTGGTCATGGAACTCCAATGTACTTGTCTCCAGAGATCTGTAGATATTTTTATGATGCGGGGAATGAGACGAACGGTAGGGTTGCAGTGGTGGATGCCCTCAAGAACGACATGTGGGGGTGCGGCGCCATCCTTTACTATCTGTTGACGGGGAACACCCTGTGGGAGGACGGAGCGAACTGCCAGAACGTATATCAATTATATCGTATAATTGCGGAGCGGAACACGCCTGTTAGCCTTTCTCATATTAATATACCTGCGGAAACCGAGGATGAACTGATATCCCGTCTTACAGAGTCAGAGAATATTTCTTTTAGGGCCACGGGTGGGTTGCGTCGCCCAACCGCTTTTCCACACACATCTCTTTTACACTTGGCGGCGGGTTTGTTGGACGTCAATCCCGCTACGCGATTAACTGCTGAGGAGGCTGTTCGACACCCATCGCTGCAAGCCCCTCCGGTAGATGATGTGCATGATGCCTTTCCAACTGATATGACACAAGGGGATGTGATGAAGGTGATGTTGGAGTCGCCGTATTACCAGCAGCTCATTAAGTGGGATCGGGAACGACATTTACAGTTTGCAGCGGAATGTTCCCATGTTTTGGGTTTGCAGATACCAGAGGAGATATGCGTTTCAGCTCAAAAGCGTGCGGCCGATGGTTGTGGCATGGAGGCGGATGTGACGGACCCGCTGCTGAGATTACCAAGTTCAATTTACCGTTTAGTGGGGACTGTAAACCCTTCACTTTTCCTCCCCACGGATGAGTTTCATCACTACttgaggaagttgaaggtgCCAAACTATGATGTATCGTCTCTAAGGGCAAATCCCTCTGCTGTGAAGATGATGGAGGATTATCTTCATACCGTGATGATGGAGTGCGGCTACACCGGAAGCGTCAATACACGGGAGCGGAGCGGGTCGAAAGAAGACCAAAACGGCATAAAGCTTTCGACAAGTCAGCTGACAACACGCTCCAGGGAGGACACGTCGCATGGTTTGGCCACTTTTAAAGACGATGATCAACCAGAAACTTTGGATCGTGTCTTAACTGACATGCCAAGTGACGGTCGCCCTAACTTCTGCTGCATTATCATGTGA
- a CDS encoding 60S acidic ribosomal protein P2, putative has translation MAQSINPADTLACTYASLMLSDAGLPITAESINSACKAAGLEVRDTLPILFARFLEKKPIESLLAAAAAVAPQEGALPAAPAAAAAGGAAPAAADDKKKEEEEDDDDMGFGLFD, from the coding sequence ATGGCACAATCGATAAACCCTGCAGACACGTTAGCGTGTACATACGCTTCTCTAATGCTGAGCGATGCTGGTCTCCCCATCACTGCCGAGAGCATTAACTCCGCCTGCAAGGCTGCTGGTTTGGAAGTACGTGACACACTGCCCATCCTTTTTGCTCGTTTCCTTGAGAAGAAACCGATCGAAAGCCTTTTAGCTGCCGCTGCAGCCGTTGCTCCTCAAGAAGGAGCTCTTCCTGCTGCTCcggccgctgctgccgctggtggcgctgctcctgctgctgctgacgacaagaagaaggaggaagaagaggatgatgaCGATATGGGCTTCGGTTTATTTGATTGA
- a CDS encoding hypothetical protein (GPI-Anchor Signal predicted for Tb10.70.4020 by DGPI v2.04 with cleavage site probability 0.408 near 77), which translates to MQHFVGGTVIHVLFFNFLRKCCACTVKVRKRIQCRICRKLIAVVWRRRKEKKMMIMMMGDTLTHIFIYLYIYIQAHGGGEKTKERKMVVWIRKVAQHIELSVNVFAT; encoded by the coding sequence ATGCAACACTTTGTTGGTGGTACAGTAATACATGtgcttttctttaattttttgcgTAAATGTTGTGCATGTACGGTGAAGGTAAGGAAGCGCATTCAGTGTCGCATTTGCAGAAAATTAATAGCCGTAGTGtggagaagaaggaaagaaaaaaagatgatgatTATGATGATGGGCGATACGCTTacgcatatatttatttacttatatatttatatacaagcacatggggggggggagaagacgaaggaaaggaaaatggtgGTGTGGATTAGGAAAGTGGCGCAGCATATTGAGTTAAGTGTAAATGTATTTGCCACTTAA